TATAACTTATCATTTTTCTCTTTCAACTTTTTAATGTGCACCTTTATGCATATAATATAATGCTAAGGCTAATGCTAAAATACTTCCAGCAAGATATAACATATCAAGAGGAGTAGAAAAATCCATATGAATTACTTTTTTGAAAAAACTTACAATTAAAACCATAACAACAACTTTTCCAAGTTTATCTTTAAGCTCATCTAAATTATGAATTGCCAAAATTTTACTTCCAACTTCACTCTCTTCTGCATCATCAATTTCACTAATAAAAAGTTCATAAATCCCAAAAGAAAAAATAAGTAAAACAACTGCAATTAAATATAAGTCCACTGCTCCAATTATTCCTCCTATTAAAATTTCATGAAAATTTTCTGGATGATAATTAGCAAAAAAGTACTTATATGTTAATACTGCTATATGCCAAATATCTGCACTTGCAACTAAGAAAATAGCAATAGCACCTACCATACCAAAAATAACTGCAAGTATTGCAATAAGTCTACCTTTCCATAAAGTTCCTTCAAATATTGATTCTAAAAAACTTCTATCTTTCATTTATTTATCCTTTTCTTTTAAAAATTTTTCGCCTTCCATTTCAATCCATTTAAGAGCGATTCTAACTGCATTAGTTGCAGCCCCAACTCTTAATTGGTCAGCTACATTAAAAAAGTGAAGTGTTTTATTATCAAACAAGTCTTTTCTAATTCTACCAACATACACATAATCTGTATCTGTTGCAATAATAGGCATTGGATATTCATTTTTTTCTGGATTATCAATCACTTTTATATCTTCAAAACTCTCTAATACTTCTCTTGCTCTTTTTACATCAACTTCTTTTTCACAATGAATAGTAATAGCTTCACTATGACTCCTAAGTACTGGTACTCTTACACAAGTTGGAGCAACTTCAATATTTGAGTGCATAATTTTATTTGTTTCATTTACCATTTTCATCTCTTCTCTTGTAAAGCCATTATCCATAAATTTATCAATATGCGGTATTACATTAAGTGCTATTTGATATTGAAATACTTCTCTCTCATCCACAACTTTATCAAGTTTAAAATTAAATATTGCTCTCATTTGCTCAAACAACTCTTCCATTCCTTTCTTACCAGCCCCACTTACAGCTTGATAAGTAGCTACTTCTACTCTTTTAATATTAAATTCTTTATGAAGTGGTGCTAAACTTATTACCATTTGAATAGTAGAACAATTTGGATTTGCAATAATCCCTTTTTTTCTCCATAATGCAATATCTTCTGGATTTACTTCTGGCACTACAAGTGGTACATCTTTATCCATTCTAAAATAACTTGTATTATCAATTACAACTGCTCCTGCTTTTACAGCACATGGTGCAAATTTTGCACTAACACTTCCACCTGCACTAAAAAAAGCAATATCAATTTCTTCTTTTTCAAATACATCACAAGTTAACTCTTTTACTTTAAGAGTCTCTCCTTTAAATTCAACTTCTTTTCCTACACTTCTTGCACTTGCAAGTGGGACTAATTTTTTTACAGGAAAATTATATTCTTCTAATACCCTAAATAACTCTTCTCCAACTGCACCAGTTGCACCTACAATTGCTACATTATACATTTTAACTCCTTAAAAAATAATATCTTTATCAGTAATTTCATTACTTTCACTCAAAATAGCTGCCCTTTGAATAACATTTATTAATTCTCTTATATTTCCAGGCCATTCATAACTTAATAATTTATTTTCAGCATCTTTATTTAAAAATTTATCTTCTAAATTGTATTCTTTTATTACATTTTCTAAAATATTTTTTGCAATTGGAAGTATATCATTTTTTCTCTCTCTTAAAGGCGGAATTTTAATTGGAATAGTATTTAATCTATAATATAAATCTTCTCTAAATTTATTGCTTTTTATTCTCTCTTCAATATTTTGATTTGTAGCACTAATTATTCTTACATCAAGCTTTTTAGGTTTAGTACCTCCAAGTCTGTAAAACTCTCTCTCTTGAAGTACTCTAAGAAGCTTTGCTTGAAGATGATAAGGCATCTCAGCAATCTCATCTAAAAATAAGGTCCCACCCTCTGCTAACTCAAAAAGACCTTTTTTTTCTTTAACTGCATCAGTAAAAGCACCCTTCTCATAACCAAAAAGCTCACTTTCAATTAAATTTTCAGGTATTGCACTCATATTAACAGCAATAAATTCCCCACTTCTTCCACTATTTTGGTGAATAAATTTAGCAAACTCTTCTTTTCCAACTCCGCTTTCTCCAAGTAATAATACATTTGCTTTTGTTGGTGCTACTTTTTTAGCTATTTCTAAAACTTTTTTTGTATTTTTATCTTCTGCTATAAAATCTAACTTTATTTTATTCTTTTTACCTTTTGTAACCTTTTTTACTCTCTCTTGTCTTTTAATTGCAGCTATTAAATCCTCAATTTCAAATGGCTTTGTTAAAAAATCTTTAACACCAAGTCTTATACACTCAATTGCTCTATTTAAAGTTGCATTTCCTGTTATCATAATTACTTCATATTTGCCATTAAGTTCTTTTACAAATTCAATTCCATCCATTTTTGGCATAGTAATATCTGTAATTATTAAATCAATACTATCATCAAGTTTTTTTAATGCATCAGTAGCATTTCTAAATTCTACTATTTCAAATCCATATGATTTTAAGGCAAGAGATAGGGATTTCCTCATATTAATATCATCTTCAACAATTGCTACTTTCACTCTACTTCCTTAAATAAAAATATAAATATCTATTTTTTAAAATAATATCAAATCTTTTTGGAGTAAATGTAAGTTTTTGAAAAGAATTTAACTGAAAATTTACTAAATTACTATAAGCATAAATAACATTTTGATATGTTAATAATTTTTCAAATATTTCATCTTTATATAAGGAAAGTAATTTATCTAAATCATAATTTTTTTTAACTTTTATTTTAAACAAAAAATTTTTTTTGAAATGAGTTTTTGATAGACACTTAGAAAAATTTAATTTATAATATATTAATATCCCATTTTTACTAATTAACTGATATGAAATATAATACTCTTTTGAACAAATAAAAGAGAAAAAAAATATTAAAAAAACTATTGATTTAAATATTTGTTCCACTCCTGAGGATTAAGTTTTACACTCAAAACTACACTATATGTTCCATCTTTATAATTTTCTTCTTCTATAACTGCTCCTTTTATTAATCCTTGAACATAACTTCTAAGTGTAGAATTTTGCAAAATCATATTTTTAACTGTATCTTTACCTTCAATTCTTACTCCATATAATTTTTCTGCTAAATTCCTATATGCATCAAGAATTGCTGCTCTTCTTGCCATAACTTTTGCCTGAGACATACTAACTGCATCAGTTGGTACAACACCCTCTCCACTTCCTTCAATTTTTAAAATACAACTTTGTGTTTGTAAAGAATTATCAATAAAACATAATGAGTTATTTATCTGTTTTTTAACAACATTTTTGTTATTACTTAGAGGAATTGAACTTGCATTAGATTTAGTACAACAACCAGTTAAAAGAAAACCTATTCCAATTAAAAAGAAATAATTTTTCAATTTTTTCTCCTTTTTATTTTAAATCGGCAAAAGGAGAAAAAGATTTATTCTTCTATAAGAAGTTCTTCTTTTTGTGAAGGAGTTTTTGCAACACTTACTACTTTATCATCATCATCAAGTCTTACAAGTCTTACACCTTGGGTATTTTTTCCCGTTTTAGAAATAGAGTCAATACTAACTCTTATCATTTTACCTTTACTTGTTAAAAGCATTAAATCGTGATTTTCTTCTGTTGCTACAACACCTACTAAATCACCTGTTTTATTTGTAAGTTTCATTGCAATAACACCTTTACCACCCCTATTAGTAAGTCTATACGCTTCAGCCTCTGTGCGTTTTCCAAAACCTTTTTCACTAACACTTAAAATTTCTTGTTTTTCATCTCTAAGTGATAAAGCCCCAACTACCTCATCACCTTCTATTTTAAAAGTAATACCCTTAACTCCTCTTGCATTTCTACCCATTTCTCTTACAGCATCAACAGGAAATCTTATAGCCATTCCTTTTTTAGTTACAATAAATAGATACTTATCATCTTCTTTTACAATTTTTGCAGTTACTAATTCATCATCTTTATCAATAACAATTGCCCTAACTCCTGTACTTCTTATATTTTTAAATTCACTTAAATTAGTCCTTTTTACAATTCCATTTTTTGTGAAGAATGCTAACGATTTATTTTCATCAAAATCACTTGTTTTAATAATAGTTTGAATTTTTTCATCTTTATCAAGATTTATTAAATTTACAATAGCTTTTCCTTTACTTGTTCTACTACCTTCTGGAATTTTATAAACTTTTAACCAGTGAAGTTGTCCTTTGTTTGTAATAATCATTAATGTATCATGAGCTTTTGCGATATAAAAATCTTCAATAAAATCATTTTCATATGTAGTTAAAGCTTTTTTACCTTTACCTCCTCTATTTTGTCTTTCATATGTTTTTAGAGGTACTCTTTTTACATAACCTCTATGGGTTATAGTTACAACCATATCCTCATTTGGAATTAAGTCTTCAATATCAATATCATCATAATCATCTACAATTTCAGTTTTTCTTTCATTTGCATATTTTTTTCTAATTTCTAAAAACTCTTCTTTTATAACATTATTTAAAACACTCTCTTCTTTTAAAATAGAAGTTAAATATGCAATTTTTTCTTGAAGTTCGTCATACTCTTTTTGAAGCTTATTAGTTTCAAGAGAAGTTAAACGACTAAGTTTCATATCTAAAATAGCCTGAGCTTGAACTTCGCTTAAATCAAATCTTTCAATTAAATTAGTTTTAGCTTCTTTTGAAGACTGAGAATTTTTAATAATTGTTACTACTTCATCAATATTTGCAAGGGCAATTAATAACCCTTCTAAAATATGAGCTCTTTTTTTAGCCTCTTCAAGTTCATAAATAGTTCTTCTAATAACAACTGTTTTTCTAAATTTAATAAAAGTATTTAAAATTTCCATTAAATTAAATAGTTTTGGTTCTTTATCTAAAATTGCAAGCATATTAATTCCAAAACTAACTTGCATTTGAGTATGCTTATATAAATTATTTAAAATAATTTCACTCATTGCATCTTTTTTAAGCTCAATTACAACTCGTATTCCTTCTCTATCACTCTCATCTCTAATTTCACTAATACCATCAATAATTTTATCTTTTACAAGTTCACTAATTTTTTCTATCAATTTTGCTTTATTAACTTGATATGGAAGTTCATCTATAACAATTATTTCTCTATTGCCGCGATGTTCAATATGATGTTTTGCTCTAATTTTTATACTACCTCTTCCACTTTTATATGCTTCAAGAATTCCTCCTCTTCCAAAAATAATACCACCTGTTGGAAAATCAGGACCTTTTATAAATTGTAAAATATCTTCTAAATTAGTTTCTTTATTATCAATCATATAAACTAATGCATCAATTAACTCTCCTAAATTATGCGGAGGAATATTTGTTGCCATTCCAACTGCAATACCACTACTTCCATTTACAAGCAAATTTGGAAATCTTGCAGGAAGTACTACTGGTTCTTTTTCTGTTCCATCATAATTTGGAATAAAATCTACTGTATCTTTATCAATATCTTTTAAAAGCTCTTCTGCAATTTTAGTTAGCCTTGCTTCTGTATAACGCATTGCAGCTGCATTATCACCATCAATGCTTCCAAAGTTACCTTGGCCATCAATTAAAGGCTCTCTCATTGAAAAATCTTGTGCCATTCTTACAAGAGCTTCATAAACTGCACTGTCTCCATGAGGATGATACTTACCTATAACATCTCCAACAATTCTTGCTGATTTTTTATAAGGGCTTGAAGAGGTTATTCCCATTTTATACATTGCATATAAAATTCTTCTATGGACTGGCTTTAATCCATCTCTTACATCTGGTAAAGCCCTCCCTACAATTACACTCATAGAGTATTCTAAATAGCTCTTAGCTAATGTATCTTCAATTTTTACAGGAATTACTTGCATTCACAACCTTTTTTATTTAAATTATACCAAAACTTCTATCTTGCTAACACAACACTAAATAAAACATTTACTTTATTGTGTTGTAAGACCTCTTTTGCTTCTTGTAAAGTAAGACCTGTTGTAGTTATATCATCAACTAATATAACATCTATATTTTTAGGACCTATATATTTAAAATTCCTTGGATTTTTAAGCCTCTCTTCTAAATTTTTTCCTGCATATTGAAAATTATTTGTAGAATGGAGTGTAAAAAAAAGAGGGGTTAAGTATTTTGTTTTCATTGATTTTACTAAAATTGCAGTATGAGAAAAACCTTTATCTATTTTATCATCAATAGGAATAACAAAAGCTTTCTCTTTAAATTCTTTAACAAACAGCTTTAAAGAATTTTTAGCTAATATTTTAAAAACACTACTCCCAAACTTTTCATACTTATATTTAATTAAAAAACTAATCTCTTCATATTCATAAAAACTTACAATATTATCTTTGAATTTAATTTCAGGTTTTAAAAACTCTTTTTGACAATTTTTACAAATTATCTCAAAACTAACATTATTACAAATAATACAACTAAAAATCATCTTCTTTTTTAGCTGGATATTTAAAAAGCAAATAAAGGGCAATAACACTTCCAATTGCAAAAATACCAGCTCCACTAAAAAATAATGTATTATTCCCAGCTGCATTTCCTCCCATAATCATCCCAACTCCAAAAAACATTAAAAGAGCTGCAATTACTCCTGCAAGTTCTGGTTTTGTTAATTTCCTATCTTTGTAATCTTGCATTATTCATCCTTAAAATGTTTTTCATAATTATAAATTAATATGTCTTTTTTACTTTCACATTTAGTTATTGTTATTTCTCTTCCTGAATTATAAAAAATAGTATCTTGGTCAAACATATTACCAAGACGCAAAGCTTCTTGTTTTGAAATATCAAAAATTATAAAAGATTCTTCATTATAATCAAAAAGCTCACCTATACTTGTCATATATTCATACTTTAAAGTTTTTATAACACCTTCAAGTTCAGTATTCCTAATAAAATTTAAAAAGTCATTTAGTATTAAATCTTTTGGATTATGAGCTGTAATTATTGCAAAAGGTCTTTGCATTATTGCTTTTTTATTTGGAATAAATTGAAAACTAATCCACTCTCTTCCCCATGGATTATTTATTAAAAATTTTGTATATTTTAAATAATCTTTATATTTTTTTTTAAAATCTACAACTATCTCATCGCCTACCATTAAAGCATCTTCTGCTTCATCATAAATACATTTTCCTATATAATCACCTATCCCTATTACATCAAATTTCATTTTCTTCCTTTTTTGATATAATTACTAAAAAAGGTTTTTTATGAAAAAACTTCTATTTTTAATAATTATATCTTTAATGTTTAGTGGTTGTAGTTTAAAAAATGCCTTAAACAAAGACCCACTTTACGAAAAAACTCTAAAATACACTCAAAGATGCCAAATAAATAACTCTCTTGAAACAAAAGCTTTAATTGATGTTGTATATCTTAATCCATTATATCCAAAATTAAACAAACCATCATTTTTAATTGGTATTTATAATGATTTCAATAATACATTAAATAATGTTGAATTTAATCTTACAATTAATGACAAAACACCAAAAATATCAACCTCAATTCCAAATTACATTTTATATAAAAATTTTCCTTTTTACAATAGTTGGATGAGTTATTATTTTGTTACAAAAAAAACAAATCAGCCATATGTTATAAAATATAAAAGTAAACACTGGGGAGAGTGTGTAATTAAATTTAATTAATATTTAATAGTTTATGAAGTGTAATATTCTTATCTCCAAAAATATGGGAATAAATTATATAATTTGCTATAACTTTTTTCCCATATTCTCTACTTTCATCATATTTAACTAATTCCATACTTAAAAATGGCTCAAACTTTCCTTTATATTTAAATTTAGGCAAAACTTTTCTTTTGACAAAACCAATTCCACCATTATAAGCATATGATACCATTAAAGGATTTTTTAATTTATTAAAAAGCCATTTTAAGTGTTTAACTCCAAGATAAATATTTTCTTTATAATCAAATTGATTAAAAATATCTCCTTTCATACTCCTAACTAAAAAGGGCATCATTTGCATCGTTCCTAATGCATAACTTCTACTAACACTTGCAGGAATAAATCTACTCTCTTGTCTGGCAATTGCATAAACAAATGCTTTAAATGAAATATTTTTATCATCATAAAAGTTAGGAGTAATAAAAATATTTTTTCTATAATGATATGCTTTATCCAATACCAAAGCTTTTAATGCAATAGACTTATTAGAATCAAGCTCCTTTGCAAACTTAAACAAATCTTTTCTTTTTCTAAACTCATTCCAAAACTTTAAAACATCCCAAGGATTTGTTTGGTCATATTTTGGTTTTTTAATACTATTAAATACGATATTAGTTTTTATATCAAAAGGTATATTTTTTTCTTCGTGAGCAAAAAGTGTATAAAAATTAATTCTTGGATTATTTAAAAGTTTATTTAAATAAAAATCTTTTTTAGTTAGTTTCCAAAGCCAAAAATACTCTTTTGAAGTTTTCTTTTTAATACTTTTCAAAATCTTCTTAGCTTTTTCATAATTTTTAAATTTCATCTCATTTAAAAATAACCACCATTTCACTTTATCATTCATCCGCTTATAATTTAAATTTTTACTAAGAGACATTCTAATTAATACCAAATCATTTAACACTGCACTTTTTACAAATTGATAAAAATATTTATCTTCAAATATAGAAAAATCTTTTATTTCTTGGTCTATTTTTTTATTTGGATAATTTAAAATAAAATAATAACCTAAATCCCTATCCTTAAATATATTTGAAAAATCATTATTTAAAAATGAAAAAACAGCACTTTTTACTTTACCATCTTTTAAATTTTTATATAAATACAATAAATCACTATTATTTAATTTTGAAATAGTTCTAAGCGACAAACCATTATTTAAAATACAGCTAATATCAACTTCTCTTAAATACTCTTTTTTTACATTAACACATCTATAAATTTCTTTAAAAATTGGAGATTTTTTTGAAAGAATTCTTAAATGTAAAAAAGGTCTTTTTTTGTAAAGAGCATTATATGCTTTATATGCTAAAACAATTGAGTTTGTCTCTTTCATAAATTCAGTTAAATAAAAATCCCTTACATAACTTTTTGGCTTATTTAAAAGATAATTTAAATCAAGTGCAAATAAAAAAAAAGGAATAAAAAGAACTATTTTTTTCATTGATATAATGAAGCTATAATATTATTAATTAATATTTGTAAAAATTGTAAAGCTAAAATTAAAATAATTGGAGCTATATCAAAACCTCCAAAAGTTGTTGGAATATATCTCCTAATCCATCTATATACAGGCTCTGTTACATTCCACAAAAATCTAACTATTGGATTGTATGGATTTGGTTGGACCCAAGTTATTAAGGCTGCAATAATTACAACCCAAATATATATTCCAATTATTAAATTTATAAATTGCAAAATACTAATTAAAAATGCATTCATAAAAAACCTTTTTTATTTAATTATACTATATTTATCTTTTTTTTATAATATCTTTTAGATATCCTCTCATGGCTTTATATAAATCTTTAATTTCTGCTCCGTGTTTTTGATTAATTAAAAGCTCTCTTAGAGGCATAAAAAGTTTTTTACCTTTTAATCCTGTATTTTTAGAAATTCTATTTTTAAACTCATTATATTCCTCTTCTAATTCATTGTTTAAAATTTCTTGTTTTAATATTTCTCTTTCATTTTTAAACTCTTCATCCTCGCACTCTTCAAAAATTCTCTCAAACTTCTCTTTAATCTCTTTTAAAGTATTACTCTCATCCCTAAAAATTTCTAAAAGCTCATTATAACTTTTATGATAACCTAAAAATTCTGCAATATTTTCAATTTTTTTCATATGAGCTTTATTTATAAATTTTAGTTTTTCAATATCAAATTTTGCTGGAGATTTTGATATTTTACTTAAATCAAAAAACTCTATTGCTTCATCTAATGTAAAAATTTCTCTCTTAAAACTATTTCCAAGTAAAATTAAATAATTTACAATAGCTTGTGGTAAATATCCTTCTTTTAATAGATATTTTACAGATGAGTGTCTTTCTCTTTTTGAGAGTTTTTTACCTTCTTCATTTAAAATTATTGGTAAATGAGCATATTTTATCTCTTTATCGTATCCTAATAAATTTCTAATATGAATTTGTTTTGGAGTATTACTAAGATGGTCTTCTCCTCTTATCACAAGAGAGATATCATAAAGCATATCATCAACACTACAAGCAAAATTATAAGTTGGTGTATAATCAGCCCTTAAAATAACAAAACTATCAACTTCAAATGGAGTAAATTGCATTTTCCCTTTTATTTCATCAATAAATTTAATATCAGCAGTTGGTT
This Caminibacter mediatlanticus TB-2 DNA region includes the following protein-coding sequences:
- a CDS encoding DUF3293 domain-containing protein; the protein is MKFDVIGIGDYIGKCIYDEAEDALMVGDEIVVDFKKKYKDYLKYTKFLINNPWGREWISFQFIPNKKAIMQRPFAIITAHNPKDLILNDFLNFIRNTELEGVIKTLKYEYMTSIGELFDYNEESFIIFDISKQEALRLGNMFDQDTIFYNSGREITITKCESKKDILIYNYEKHFKDE
- a CDS encoding LPP20 family lipoprotein, giving the protein MKNYFFLIGIGFLLTGCCTKSNASSIPLSNNKNVVKKQINNSLCFIDNSLQTQSCILKIEGSGEGVVPTDAVSMSQAKVMARRAAILDAYRNLAEKLYGVRIEGKDTVKNMILQNSTLRSYVQGLIKGAVIEEENYKDGTYSVVLSVKLNPQEWNKYLNQ
- a CDS encoding ComF family protein, which encodes MIFSCIICNNVSFEIICKNCQKEFLKPEIKFKDNIVSFYEYEEISFLIKYKYEKFGSSVFKILAKNSLKLFVKEFKEKAFVIPIDDKIDKGFSHTAILVKSMKTKYLTPLFFTLHSTNNFQYAGKNLEERLKNPRNFKYIGPKNIDVILVDDITTTGLTLQEAKEVLQHNKVNVLFSVVLAR
- a CDS encoding aspartate-semialdehyde dehydrogenase — its product is MYNVAIVGATGAVGEELFRVLEEYNFPVKKLVPLASARSVGKEVEFKGETLKVKELTCDVFEKEEIDIAFFSAGGSVSAKFAPCAVKAGAVVIDNTSYFRMDKDVPLVVPEVNPEDIALWRKKGIIANPNCSTIQMVISLAPLHKEFNIKRVEVATYQAVSGAGKKGMEELFEQMRAIFNFKLDKVVDEREVFQYQIALNVIPHIDKFMDNGFTREEMKMVNETNKIMHSNIEVAPTCVRVPVLRSHSEAITIHCEKEVDVKRAREVLESFEDIKVIDNPEKNEYPMPIIATDTDYVYVGRIRKDLFDNKTLHFFNVADQLRVGAATNAVRIALKWIEMEGEKFLKEKDK
- the gyrA gene encoding DNA gyrase subunit A, which gives rise to MQVIPVKIEDTLAKSYLEYSMSVIVGRALPDVRDGLKPVHRRILYAMYKMGITSSSPYKKSARIVGDVIGKYHPHGDSAVYEALVRMAQDFSMREPLIDGQGNFGSIDGDNAAAMRYTEARLTKIAEELLKDIDKDTVDFIPNYDGTEKEPVVLPARFPNLLVNGSSGIAVGMATNIPPHNLGELIDALVYMIDNKETNLEDILQFIKGPDFPTGGIIFGRGGILEAYKSGRGSIKIRAKHHIEHRGNREIIVIDELPYQVNKAKLIEKISELVKDKIIDGISEIRDESDREGIRVVIELKKDAMSEIILNNLYKHTQMQVSFGINMLAILDKEPKLFNLMEILNTFIKFRKTVVIRRTIYELEEAKKRAHILEGLLIALANIDEVVTIIKNSQSSKEAKTNLIERFDLSEVQAQAILDMKLSRLTSLETNKLQKEYDELQEKIAYLTSILKEESVLNNVIKEEFLEIRKKYANERKTEIVDDYDDIDIEDLIPNEDMVVTITHRGYVKRVPLKTYERQNRGGKGKKALTTYENDFIEDFYIAKAHDTLMIITNKGQLHWLKVYKIPEGSRTSKGKAIVNLINLDKDEKIQTIIKTSDFDENKSLAFFTKNGIVKRTNLSEFKNIRSTGVRAIVIDKDDELVTAKIVKEDDKYLFIVTKKGMAIRFPVDAVREMGRNARGVKGITFKIEGDEVVGALSLRDEKQEILSVSEKGFGKRTEAEAYRLTNRGGKGVIAMKLTNKTGDLVGVVATEENHDLMLLTSKGKMIRVSIDSISKTGKNTQGVRLVRLDDDDKVVSVAKTPSQKEELLIEE
- a CDS encoding transglycosylase SLT domain-containing protein, with protein sequence MKKIVLFIPFFLFALDLNYLLNKPKSYVRDFYLTEFMKETNSIVLAYKAYNALYKKRPFLHLRILSKKSPIFKEIYRCVNVKKEYLREVDISCILNNGLSLRTISKLNNSDLLYLYKNLKDGKVKSAVFSFLNNDFSNIFKDRDLGYYFILNYPNKKIDQEIKDFSIFEDKYFYQFVKSAVLNDLVLIRMSLSKNLNYKRMNDKVKWWLFLNEMKFKNYEKAKKILKSIKKKTSKEYFWLWKLTKKDFYLNKLLNNPRINFYTLFAHEEKNIPFDIKTNIVFNSIKKPKYDQTNPWDVLKFWNEFRKRKDLFKFAKELDSNKSIALKALVLDKAYHYRKNIFITPNFYDDKNISFKAFVYAIARQESRFIPASVSRSYALGTMQMMPFLVRSMKGDIFNQFDYKENIYLGVKHLKWLFNKLKNPLMVSYAYNGGIGFVKRKVLPKFKYKGKFEPFLSMELVKYDESREYGKKVIANYIIYSHIFGDKNITLHKLLNIN
- a CDS encoding YqhA family protein, which produces MKDRSFLESIFEGTLWKGRLIAILAVIFGMVGAIAIFLVASADIWHIAVLTYKYFFANYHPENFHEILIGGIIGAVDLYLIAVVLLIFSFGIYELFISEIDDAEESEVGSKILAIHNLDELKDKLGKVVVMVLIVSFFKKVIHMDFSTPLDMLYLAGSILALALALYYMHKGAH
- a CDS encoding sigma-54-dependent transcriptional regulator, coding for MKVAIVEDDINMRKSLSLALKSYGFEIVEFRNATDALKKLDDSIDLIITDITMPKMDGIEFVKELNGKYEVIMITGNATLNRAIECIRLGVKDFLTKPFEIEDLIAAIKRQERVKKVTKGKKNKIKLDFIAEDKNTKKVLEIAKKVAPTKANVLLLGESGVGKEEFAKFIHQNSGRSGEFIAVNMSAIPENLIESELFGYEKGAFTDAVKEKKGLFELAEGGTLFLDEIAEMPYHLQAKLLRVLQEREFYRLGGTKPKKLDVRIISATNQNIEERIKSNKFREDLYYRLNTIPIKIPPLRERKNDILPIAKNILENVIKEYNLEDKFLNKDAENKLLSYEWPGNIRELINVIQRAAILSESNEITDKDIIF
- the gltX gene encoding glutamate--tRNA ligase; protein product: MLRFAPSPTGDMHVGNLRVAIFNYIVAKQRGEKFLIRIEDTDKERNIEGKDKEILDILNLCGINYDKVVYQSNNFHIHQNLAKKLLEENKAFVCFCDEEELNFQREKAKIEKRPYRYSGKCESLSKKEVEKLMREKKEFVVRIKKPTADIKFIDEIKGKMQFTPFEVDSFVILRADYTPTYNFACSVDDMLYDISLVIRGEDHLSNTPKQIHIRNLLGYDKEIKYAHLPIILNEEGKKLSKRERHSSVKYLLKEGYLPQAIVNYLILLGNSFKREIFTLDEAIEFFDLSKISKSPAKFDIEKLKFINKAHMKKIENIAEFLGYHKSYNELLEIFRDESNTLKEIKEKFERIFEECEDEEFKNEREILKQEILNNELEEEYNEFKNRISKNTGLKGKKLFMPLRELLINQKHGAEIKDLYKAMRGYLKDIIKKR
- a CDS encoding YggT family protein, producing the protein MNAFLISILQFINLIIGIYIWVVIIAALITWVQPNPYNPIVRFLWNVTEPVYRWIRRYIPTTFGGFDIAPIILILALQFLQILINNIIASLYQ